One window of Oncorhynchus nerka isolate Pitt River unplaced genomic scaffold, Oner_Uvic_2.0 unplaced_scaffold_4350, whole genome shotgun sequence genomic DNA carries:
- the LOC135566536 gene encoding E3 ubiquitin-protein ligase UBR4-like, with the protein MRVSVWRAETDPLKPSEITKNLLPATLQLIDVYTAFTRSYLLMSLPEEGENKLSEAKLQGYAAVLSIGSMRCKANLLGQNVMQNLPSAVQTLCETWNNINTNEFPNIGSWRNAFANDTIPSESYISAIQTAHLGTLSNQSLALASSLKHILLSLVRLTGDLIV; encoded by the exons ATGCGCGTGTCTGT GTGGCGGGCGGAGACGGACCCTCTCAAGCCCTCGGAGATCACCAAAAACCTGCTGCCTGCTACACTGCAGCTCATAGACGTGTACACAGCCTTCACCAG GTCCTACCTTCTGATGAGTCtaccagaggaaggagagaacaagCTATCAGAGGCTAAACTTCAGGGTTACGCTGCAGTCCTGTCTATAGGCTCCATGCGCTGCAAAGCCAACCTGCTCG GTCAGAATGTGATGCAGAACCTTCCGTCGGCCGTCCAGACGCTGTGTGAGACGTGGAACAACATCAACACCAACGAGTTCCCTAACATCGGCTCATGG CGTAATGCGTTCGCCAACGACACCATCCCGTCCGAGAGCTACATCAGTGCCATCCAGACGGCTCATCTGGGCACGCTCAGTAACCAGTCCCTGGCTCTGGCCTCGTCTCTCAaacacatcctcctctctctggtccgcCTCACCGGAGACCTCATTGTGTAA